From a single Ignavibacteria bacterium genomic region:
- the mce gene encoding methylmalonyl-CoA epimerase: MNLTHIEHIGIAVENMEAAIAYYENILGLKCYKIEEVADQKVKTAFFQIGQTKIELLESTAPDGPVAKFIEKKGPGIHHIAFAAKGLQESLDDAAAKGVSLIDKQPRKGAEGLNIAFLHPKSTLGVLTELCEHPEN, translated from the coding sequence TCTAACACACATAGAACATATCGGGATTGCTGTTGAAAACATGGAAGCAGCAATCGCTTATTATGAAAATATACTGGGTTTGAAATGCTACAAAATTGAAGAAGTGGCAGATCAAAAAGTAAAAACCGCCTTTTTCCAGATAGGGCAGACCAAAATAGAACTCCTCGAATCAACCGCACCCGACGGACCCGTCGCCAAGTTCATAGAAAAAAAAGGACCCGGAATTCATCACATCGCTTTTGCAGCCAAAGGATTGCAGGAGTCGCTGGATGATGCTGCGGCTAAAGGAGTTTCACTAATTGATAAACAACCAAGAAAAGGTGCCGAGGGATTGAATATCGCTTTTCTGCACCCAAAATCAACTCTGGGCGTTCTCACTGAACTGTGCGAACATCCGGAAAATTAA